In Amblyraja radiata isolate CabotCenter1 chromosome 28, sAmbRad1.1.pri, whole genome shotgun sequence, one DNA window encodes the following:
- the gemin4 gene encoding gem-associated protein 4: MEWGSWVCCEKMAVLHGGFLLAQKRSEPAKLLEIKKSDWATLGKPIVNAVREICAGEAGVVQGPGETRLWQKKVLAYVWAKLLNPTSNEPNVKEKVDSHTESDRRWKEDLFFPAESMIPDINHTVLFELVKSLGASEVFVELLSALPAGTCHLEVTRFVDHVLDGTTDEDVATFLDVWWEALKLYEGPRDEIVRTFGDEVKKYLARASDVFCHSSKRIRLDPDVSLFPSISSPGSSSNLSIPCLFLHGLRKMKARVTPYDYKCSAITKLTDTLRKSLLSDGAIEHSAEVYLQKLSELIVLGNPKAQTLPVAENFVRIVKNAERELRAPYQKSAFQLPQGELAPGIELLAEIFRSWAPEIQTESKKDTNIERRSLALYRMVESLKCLNQVSPLIQNGDMIPQNTKEILSDFILSSCSFVRKCDSYVSLDDAATVDKVKMSVAFAIINNRMERHAEVCEIFASTPGWAFAEGGWLNCLERNGEVFRSTDVVLKLAGILKDRSSCTATAQSEVKRFKNVVLDCLSALPLLDKNKALLGVLHAYGGQGLCRDGGPMKEWFEEEVNMVFNCITQSETVNSIDKAVTAVLRVAFLNPETTLQKMCRLAAVNLGAHRLFSQILKNLPALSHEDDRSSEGINILAMCLLETTVDSLATAKAENQFLEFLTSLMEPGEMIDPELPRPLLQPAQVVKIFVLPYLTGGDSNIVFPLKVLNRALKMPVTDDGTKEHWLLACCPFPLVFALSQLLDRCILCWEEDSADMSTRVSIETKTLLTQTLEMVCDAVEQIISVNPETWSTSVHWLYRKAEQLDWTVRICLKSIFGGHFKFEVPATLFEVCDLSDDGWSPLNLPQYGPGTGLLAWMECCSASTHMMDQMLSHLIIDSKNVEEVNMFSKGFLVALIQLLPWCSSSEWKRLNHIVRSLLQRELLHVPFTLEYVHYLPLLNLQPFAHHLQFSQLLLRAFQLICSHGCSDWLPPAGWTHVARQCASSMSDILESVKCKLKGLGAQNLDANQEVLFVIMQLFCHVIHIMVMMPPGTSDSLYYVSLELLSQYETLMSANTSTSGLLNKANEKHFLHSIAENLVSEEQRSILLQKISKIC; the protein is encoded by the exons ATGGAGTGGG GATCCTGGGTTTGTTGTGAGAAGATGGCTGTCCTCCATGGTGGCTTTCTCTTGGCTCAGAAGAGAAGTGAACCAGCAAAGCTTTTGGAAATAAAGAAATCTGACTGGGCAACTCTGGGAAAGCCGATAGTTAATGCTGTGCGTGAGATCTGTGCCGGTGAGGCTGGTGTGGTGCAGGGTCCTGGAGAAACTAGGTTGTGGCAGAAGAAAGTGCTTGCATATGTGTGGGCAAAGCTGCTAAACCCCACCTCAAATGAACCTAATGTGAAGGAGAAGGTGGATTCACATACTGAGAGTGACCGGAGATGGAAGGAAGACCTCTTCTTTCCAGCAGAAAGCATGATTCCAGACATAAATCACACCGTCTTATTTGAGCTGGTAAAGTCCTTGGGGGCTTCCGAAGTCTttgtggaattgctctctgcgttGCCAGCAGGCACGTGCCACCTGGAGGTGACCCGTTTTGTGGACCATGTCCTTGATGGGACTACTGATGAAGATGTGGCCACCTTTCTCGACGTGTGGTGGGAAGCACTAAAGCTGTACGAAGGGCCGAGGGATGAAATTGTTAGAACATTTGGCGACGAGGTTAAAAAATACCTCGCACGTGCGTCCGATGTATTCTGCCATTCGTCCAAAAGAATCAGACTAGATCCCGATGTGTCTTTGTTCCCTTCCATTAGCTCCCCTGGATCTTCAAGTAACCTGTCCATTCCTTGCCTATTTCTCCATGGACTTAGAAAAATGAAAGCTCGTGTCACACCTTATGATTATAAATGCTCTGCTATAACAAAGTTGACGGATACCTTACGCAAGTCACTCCTTTCTGACGGTGCCATTGAGCATTCTGCTGAGGTATATTTGCAGAAACTGTCTGAACTGATTGTATTAGGTAATCCTAAAGCCCAAACACTTCCAGTTGCAGAGAACTTTGTACGGATTGTAAAGAACGCAGAGAGGGAGCTGAGAGCCCCCTACCAAAAGTCCGCTTTCCAATTGCCACAGGGTGAATTAGCTCCAGGGATTGAATTACTTGCAGAAATCTTCCGGTCATGGGCACCTGAAATTCAGACTGAATCGAAGAAAGACACCAACATTGAGAGGAGAAGCCTTGCTCTGTATAGAATGGTGGAAAGTTTGAAATGCCTAAATCAAGTCAGTCCATTAATTCAAAATGGCGACATGATACCTCAAAATACAAAGGAAATTCTGTCTGATTTCATACTGAGTTCATGCTCCTTTGTGCGGAAGTGTGACTCCTACGTATCGTTGGATGATGCTGCTACTGTTGATAAAGTGAAGATGTCTGTGGCTTTTGCCATAATTAACAATAGAATGGAAAGGCATGCGGAAGTGTGTGAAATATTTGCGTCAACTCCCGGTTGGGCTTTTGCCGAGGGTGGGTGGCTTAATTGCCTGGAGAGAAACGGAGAGGTTTTTCGGAGCACTGATGTAGTTTTGAAGTTAGCTGGTATACTTAAAGACAGGTCATCCTGCACTGCCACTGCCCAGTCGGAGGTCAAACGATTCAAGAATGTGGTTTTGGATTGTCTGTCTGCTCTCCCCCTCTTGGACAAAAACAAAGCTCTTTTGGGGGTGCTGCATGCCTACGGAGGCCAAGGACTCTGCCGAGATGGAGGGCCTATGAAGGAGTGGTTCGAAGAAGAGGTGAACATGGTCTTCAATTGTATTACCCAGAGTGAGACTGTAAATAGTATTGATAAGGCAGTCACTGCCGTCTTAAGGGTTGCTTTTCTCAATCCCGAGACCACCCTGCAGAAGATGTGCCGCTTGGCTGCTGTGAATCTGGGAGCTCATCGGCTATTTAGCCAGATCCTGAAGAATCTACCAGCGCTGTCTCATGAGGACGACCGGTCCTCGGAAGGGATAAACATCTTGGCCATGTGTCTCTTGGAAACCACCGTCGACAGCCTTGCCACCGCCAAGGCGGAGAATCAGTTCCTCGAGTTCCTGACATCTCTGATGGAACCAGGAGAGATGATCGATCCAGAACTTCCACGCCCACTTCTCCAGCCCGCCCAGGTCGTAAAGATATTTGTTCTTCCTTACCTGACCGGAGGTGACTCTAATATCGTGTTTCCCCTCAAGGTTCTCAACAGGGCTCTAAAAATGCCCGTGACTGATGATGGGACCAAGGAGCACTGGCTCCTGGCCTGTTGCCCATTTCCTCTCGTCTTTGCTCTCTCTCAGCTCCTGGACAGATGCATCTTGTGCTGGGAGGAGGACAGTGCCGATATGTCTACTCGCGTTTCCATAGAAACGAAGACTCTCCTCACGCAGACGTTGGAAATGGTCTGCGATGCTGTCGAACAGATCATTTCCGTAAACCCAGAGACATGGTCAACCTCTGTACATTGGCTGTACAGGAAAGCCGAACAGTTGGACTGGACTGTACGCATTTGCTTGAAGAGCATCTTTGGCGGACATTTTAAGTTCGAGGTGCCTGCCACACTGTTTGAGGTGTGCGACCTCTCGGATGATGGCTGGTCACCACTGAACCTTCCACAGTATGGTCCAGGCACGGGGCTGCTGGCCTGGATGGAGTGCTGCAGTGCTTCTACACACATGATGGACCAGATGCTCTCCCATCTAATAATAGACTCCAAGAACGTGGAGGAGGTCAACATGTTCAGCAAGGGCTTTCTGGTCGCACTGATTCAGCTCCTGCCTTGGTGCAGTTCCAGCGAGTGGAAGCGCCTCAACCACATTGTGAGGAGCCTCCTCCAGCGGGAGTTGCTTCACGTGCCGTTTACCCTGGAATACGTCCACTACCTGCCGCTTCTCAACCTGCAGCCCTTTGCACATCACCTGCAGTTCTCTCAGCTTCTTCTCCGAGCCTTCCAGCTCATCTGCAGCCACGGCTGTTCCGACTGGCTGCCGCCCGCGGGGTGGACGCACGTGGCAAGGCAGTGTGCCAGCAGCATGTCGGACATCTTGGAGTCCGTGAAGTGCAAGCTCAAAGGACTGGGAGCTCAGAACCTGGACGCAAACCAGGAGGTTCTCTTTGTAATCATGCAGCTTTTTTGTCACGTCATTCACATAATGGTCATGATGCCCCCTGGGACCTCTGATTCCCTGTACTACGTATCTCTGGAGCTGCTTTCACAGTACGAGACTCTGATGTCGGCCAATACCTCCACTAGCGGGCTACTGAACAAGGCCAATGAAAAGCACTTCCTCCATTCCATAGCTGAGAATCTGGTCAGTGAAGAACAGCGGTCAATATTGTTGCAGAAAATCAGTAAAATTTGTTAA